In Deltaproteobacteria bacterium, a single genomic region encodes these proteins:
- a CDS encoding phosphate ABC transporter ATP-binding protein has protein sequence MVVVDNSPIIQTKNVNFYYGNFKALVDVSMDFGKNRVTALIGPSGCGKSTLLRLLNRMNDLIDGSRVEGEVIFEGINIYDPKVDPVDIRRRIGMVFQKPNPFPKSIYNNITYGPKLTGQWNKADIEALVEQSLKQASLWGEVKDILNQSAMALSGGQQQRLCIARALAMKPDILLMDEPTSALDPISTAKIEELVEELKKAYTIIIVTHNMQQAARVSDYTGFFYLGKLIEYNPTEKLFTTPDIKQTEDYITGRFG, from the coding sequence GTGGTAGTCGTGGATAATAGCCCGATCATACAAACAAAAAACGTCAACTTCTACTATGGGAATTTCAAGGCCCTTGTCGACGTTTCCATGGATTTCGGGAAAAACAGGGTAACGGCGCTCATCGGTCCATCGGGATGCGGCAAATCGACACTGCTGCGGCTCTTGAACCGGATGAACGACCTGATAGACGGCTCCCGGGTTGAGGGAGAGGTCATATTCGAGGGCATCAACATCTATGATCCGAAGGTCGATCCCGTTGATATCCGAAGACGGATCGGCATGGTCTTTCAGAAACCGAATCCCTTTCCGAAGTCCATATACAACAACATTACCTATGGACCGAAACTGACGGGACAATGGAACAAGGCCGACATTGAAGCACTGGTGGAACAGAGCCTGAAACAGGCGTCCCTCTGGGGCGAGGTGAAGGACATTCTCAATCAGTCAGCCATGGCCCTCTCCGGCGGTCAGCAGCAGCGCCTCTGCATCGCCCGTGCCCTTGCCATGAAACCGGATATCCTTCTCATGGATGAACCCACCTCGGCGCTCGACCCGATATCCACCGCAAAGATCGAAGAATTGGTGGAAGAACTGAAAAAAGCATATACTATCATCATCGTGACGCACAATATGCAGCAGGCCGCCCGCGTTTCGGATTACACCGGCTTCTTCTACCTGGGCAAGCTGATAGAATACAATCCGACGGAAAAGCTCTTCACCACGCCGGATATAAAACAGACGGAAGATTATATCACCGGCCGATTCGGATAA
- a CDS encoding Na/Pi cotransporter family protein encodes MEFNVLLGVIGGLGLFLFGINLLSTSLKALSLGILKKLLDKVTSNRVRSALVGVVVTSIIQSSSATSVLLIGFLNAGLITLVGALPVIFGANIGTTITAQLIAFKLTKSALLFIFIGAIVYLFSKMEKNKNRGAALLGFGILFLGLSTMGAAVKPLAQNEAVVQLFLYFGQKPLLGILTGLIVTVVLQSSSTTVGMVIAFASAGLLDLPSSIYLVLGDNIGTCITAIIASIGGKLASKRLALGHTLFNVIGTMIMFPLIPLYVRYMPLLSGDIARQIANTHTIFNLINTIILLPFVTLFVAVLMKLIPGEDYEKRGIRYLDRNLLVTPSMAIKATIKELSQMLIICQEMLDKARKCAIDYNHKLKNEITVDEESVDEMQKSITDYLVEIAQSDLTDKEKRLVPALLHSVNDLEKVGDYCEAIVKLSQRAYEYNLPFSSAAKVELEKLFDKTSTLMRHTKRAMEDDDHVSATITLNIEGEIDELINQYKINHLKRLEIGTCISDAGLVYSDILTDIERMNNHLCNITKGILHIGKR; translated from the coding sequence ATGGAATTCAACGTGTTACTCGGGGTCATCGGCGGGCTGGGGCTGTTCCTTTTTGGAATCAATCTTCTCAGCACCTCCCTCAAGGCCCTTTCTCTCGGTATTCTCAAAAAACTCCTGGACAAGGTCACGTCAAACAGGGTCCGGTCCGCACTCGTCGGTGTCGTCGTTACCTCCATCATACAGAGCTCGAGCGCCACATCGGTACTCCTCATCGGTTTCCTGAACGCGGGGCTTATCACGCTGGTGGGTGCACTGCCCGTTATCTTCGGAGCCAATATCGGAACCACCATTACGGCCCAGCTCATCGCCTTCAAGCTGACGAAATCAGCGCTTCTCTTCATCTTTATCGGCGCCATCGTGTACCTGTTTTCGAAAATGGAAAAGAACAAGAACCGGGGCGCGGCGCTGCTGGGGTTCGGGATCCTCTTCCTCGGATTGTCGACGATGGGCGCCGCCGTCAAGCCCCTTGCCCAGAATGAAGCGGTCGTTCAATTATTCCTGTATTTCGGCCAGAAACCGCTTCTCGGGATCCTGACGGGATTGATCGTGACCGTCGTTCTCCAGAGCAGCAGTACAACGGTGGGCATGGTCATCGCCTTCGCCTCCGCCGGCCTTCTGGATCTTCCGTCGTCCATATATCTGGTTCTGGGAGATAACATCGGGACCTGCATCACGGCGATCATTGCCAGTATCGGGGGAAAACTCGCAAGCAAGCGGCTTGCTCTCGGTCACACCCTGTTCAATGTGATCGGGACGATGATCATGTTTCCCCTCATCCCGCTCTATGTGCGTTACATGCCGCTTCTCTCCGGCGATATCGCCCGGCAGATAGCGAACACGCACACCATCTTCAACCTCATTAACACCATCATCCTGCTGCCCTTTGTGACGCTCTTCGTCGCAGTTCTCATGAAATTGATCCCCGGTGAGGATTATGAAAAACGGGGTATCAGGTACCTTGACCGGAACCTGCTGGTGACGCCGAGCATGGCGATCAAGGCAACGATAAAGGAACTGTCCCAGATGCTGATTATCTGCCAGGAGATGCTGGACAAGGCGAGAAAATGCGCGATCGATTACAACCACAAGCTGAAGAACGAGATCACCGTTGACGAGGAATCCGTTGATGAAATGCAGAAAAGTATCACGGACTACCTTGTCGAAATCGCCCAGAGTGATCTTACCGATAAGGAGAAACGCCTTGTGCCGGCACTTCTGCACAGCGTCAATGACCTGGAAAAGGTGGGGGACTACTGCGAGGCCATTGTGAAACTTTCACAGCGAGCCTATGAGTATAACCTGCCCTTTTCGTCGGCGGCAAAGGTTGAACTGGAGAAGCTCTTCGACAAGACGTCGACCCTGATGCGGCATACGAAGCGCGCCATGGAAGATGACGATCATGTGTCGGCGACGATCACCCTGAATATCGAAGGCGAGATTGATGAACTGATCAACCAATATAAGATAAACCACCTGAAGCGACTTGAGATCGGAACCTGTATCAGTGACGCGGGGCTGGTGTATTCGGACATCCTGACCGACATCGAGCGTATGAACAATCACCTCTGCAATATCACGAAGGGAATCCTCCATATCGGGAAACGATAG
- the pstA gene encoding phosphate ABC transporter permease PstA, with translation MRLRYFKQNLFFLVVRLSALILAASIFGFLVYIFLHGVDAISWEFLTKPPRDSMTKGGVMPAILGTLYLTAGAIIVALPLGVASAIFLSEYAKQGRVVRMIRVGVNCLAGVPSIVFGLFGLGLFVVFLHFGSCILSGALTLGFLILPTIIGASEEALKAVPQTFREASLGLGVSKWQTILRIVLPSALPGILTGSILGIGRAAGETAPIMFTAAAFFTSKLPKSIFDEVMALPYHVYVLATAGTHIEETRPLQYGTILVLVALVLGVDLIAIIMRSYMRKKKRW, from the coding sequence ATGAGATTACGATATTTCAAACAGAACCTCTTCTTTCTCGTGGTTCGCCTCTCCGCCTTGATTCTCGCCGCCTCCATCTTCGGCTTTCTGGTATACATCTTTCTCCATGGCGTGGACGCGATCTCCTGGGAGTTCCTGACGAAGCCGCCCCGCGATTCCATGACAAAGGGCGGGGTCATGCCCGCCATTCTCGGGACGCTCTACCTGACGGCGGGCGCCATCATCGTGGCCCTGCCCCTGGGAGTGGCGTCGGCCATTTTCCTCAGTGAATATGCGAAGCAGGGTCGGGTCGTGAGGATGATCCGCGTCGGCGTGAACTGCCTGGCAGGGGTTCCCTCGATCGTCTTCGGCCTCTTCGGTCTCGGCCTTTTCGTCGTCTTTCTTCATTTCGGTTCCTGTATCCTCTCTGGGGCCCTCACGCTCGGATTCCTCATACTTCCCACCATAATCGGCGCCTCAGAGGAAGCGCTCAAGGCGGTACCCCAGACATTCCGCGAGGCATCACTCGGACTCGGCGTTTCAAAATGGCAGACCATTCTGCGTATCGTCCTTCCCAGTGCGCTTCCAGGCATATTGACGGGTTCCATCCTCGGTATCGGTCGTGCCGCGGGTGAAACGGCACCGATCATGTTCACGGCAGCGGCGTTCTTTACGTCAAAGCTGCCAAAATCCATCTTCGATGAGGTCATGGCCCTTCCCTATCATGTCTATGTCCTTGCAACGGCGGGGACCCATATCGAAGAGACAAGACCTCTTCAGTACGGCACAATTCTCGTTCTCGTCGCACTTGTACTTGGTGTTGACCTGATCGCCATCATCATGAGAAGCTACATGAGAAAAAAGAAAAGGTGGTAG
- the phoU gene encoding phosphate signaling complex protein PhoU — MGTEKSHTSSHYERELKTLKEQILYLGALVEKSIYDSTRSLLERDSRLAQNVIEGDGEIDRLDEEIEEMCTRILALRQPTARDLRFITTAVKINGHLERIGDMAAKIAEKAMLLNEQPQLKPYIDLPRMAEITREMIRKSLDAFINEDCALADEVRREDERVDSLNEQIFRELLTFMMADPKTIHRSLLIMQISKSLERVSDHAESIADMVIYMITGKNVRHESAPPCNTDDPGVTEKGS, encoded by the coding sequence ATGGGGACGGAAAAAAGCCATACCAGCAGCCACTATGAGCGTGAGTTGAAAACCCTGAAAGAACAAATACTGTACCTGGGGGCCCTGGTCGAAAAATCCATCTATGACTCGACCCGCTCACTGCTTGAAAGAGATTCCCGGCTCGCGCAAAACGTTATCGAAGGTGACGGGGAAATCGACAGGCTCGACGAGGAAATCGAGGAAATGTGCACACGGATCCTGGCCCTGAGACAGCCGACCGCCCGCGATCTGCGGTTCATCACAACGGCGGTAAAGATCAACGGTCACCTGGAACGGATCGGCGATATGGCCGCGAAAATAGCCGAAAAGGCCATGCTCCTGAACGAACAGCCCCAGCTCAAACCGTACATCGACCTGCCCCGCATGGCCGAGATAACCCGCGAAATGATCCGTAAAAGCCTCGACGCTTTCATCAATGAGGATTGCGCTCTGGCAGACGAGGTCAGGCGCGAGGATGAGCGGGTGGACAGTCTCAACGAACAGATATTCCGGGAACTGCTGACCTTCATGATGGCCGATCCGAAGACGATACACCGCTCTCTTCTCATCATGCAGATATCAAAGAGCCTTGAACGCGTGTCGGACCATGCCGAAAGCATCGCCGACATGGTCATATACATGATTACCGGAAAGAACGTGCGGCACGAGAGCGCACCTCCCTGTAATACGGATGACCCCGGAGTAACGGAAAAAGGTTCATGA
- a CDS encoding PAS domain-containing protein, translated as MKTHLFYKVFATYVIIVALAMGIVGFLANSQIKSKLTMRIEREIMSYTETLGLITTMPEVEREVSTLARLTNCRVTLIDANGSVLADSEAIPAEMDNHLNRTEIQEARIKGKGTAVRYSKTLGINTLYTAIPVRNEYGITGYIRLARPLMEIRQSVNALFILILQSFLLVGAVSFLIAFIFTSRLVSPVQEMELYTKRLREEGISQSLLIHANDERGRLAENINYLVSELRDKIRIANEETKKLEAAFASMNDGVLILDRENRIEALNSAFNTIFGTRYRDIIGRTPIEAFRNIELQHAIEEFKATQSPISTEITLRMEDQVILDVNISPVLDLEKTLIVLHDVTRVKKLEKMRADFVANVTHEIKTPLSAILGFVETLQDGAIDDSQTAQKFLSTIHRHGERLNRLVDDLLTISDIELGEMKLDIEKISLASVICSVMPIAESKAAEKNINIQKDVPDNIPPVAADRDRLAQIILNLLDNAVKFTPEAGTVSLRAASSEEEKQVTISIEDTGIGIPKEDIPRLGERFYRVDKTRSRDLGGTGLGLSIVKHLIKALGGSMEITSEFGRGTTVSLTLPLSVDAECADNG; from the coding sequence ATGAAAACCCACCTCTTCTACAAGGTATTCGCCACATATGTGATCATCGTCGCCCTCGCCATGGGTATCGTGGGCTTTCTTGCCAACAGCCAGATCAAATCGAAACTGACGATGCGCATCGAGCGGGAGATCATGAGCTACACCGAGACGCTGGGACTCATTACAACGATGCCGGAAGTGGAACGTGAGGTCTCAACACTGGCAAGGCTTACCAACTGCCGTGTCACCCTGATCGATGCAAACGGCTCGGTCCTGGCCGATTCAGAAGCGATCCCGGCCGAAATGGACAACCATCTCAATCGAACGGAGATCCAGGAGGCACGCATCAAGGGAAAGGGGACCGCCGTCCGATACAGTAAGACCCTCGGCATCAACACCCTCTATACCGCTATCCCCGTCCGAAACGAATACGGTATAACCGGCTATATTCGACTGGCACGCCCGCTCATGGAGATACGGCAGTCCGTCAATGCCCTCTTCATTCTGATCCTCCAGTCATTCCTGCTGGTCGGCGCCGTTTCATTCCTGATCGCATTCATATTCACCTCCCGTCTGGTTTCTCCGGTGCAGGAAATGGAGCTCTATACGAAAAGACTTCGTGAAGAAGGTATTTCCCAGTCACTTCTCATTCACGCAAACGACGAGCGGGGACGGCTCGCCGAAAACATAAACTACCTCGTGTCCGAACTGCGTGACAAGATCCGCATCGCTAACGAGGAAACAAAGAAACTGGAAGCCGCCTTCGCCAGCATGAACGACGGCGTCCTGATACTGGACAGGGAAAACCGGATAGAAGCGCTCAATTCCGCGTTCAACACCATTTTCGGGACCCGTTACCGGGACATCATCGGAAGAACACCGATAGAGGCCTTCAGGAACATAGAGCTCCAGCACGCGATCGAAGAGTTCAAGGCGACACAGAGTCCCATATCAACGGAAATCACCCTGAGAATGGAAGATCAGGTCATCCTTGACGTGAACATTTCTCCCGTGCTGGACCTTGAAAAGACCTTGATCGTCCTGCATGATGTCACGCGCGTCAAGAAGCTGGAGAAAATGCGGGCCGACTTTGTTGCCAATGTCACCCATGAGATCAAGACGCCCCTTTCGGCGATCCTGGGATTCGTCGAAACACTGCAGGATGGGGCCATCGACGATTCACAGACCGCCCAAAAATTCCTGAGCACCATTCACCGGCACGGTGAGCGCCTCAACAGACTGGTTGATGACCTTCTTACGATCTCGGACATCGAACTGGGTGAAATGAAACTTGATATCGAGAAAATCTCCCTCGCTTCCGTCATCTGTTCCGTCATGCCCATAGCCGAATCGAAAGCGGCCGAAAAGAACATCAATATTCAAAAGGACGTACCCGACAATATTCCTCCGGTTGCGGCGGATCGCGACCGGCTCGCACAGATCATATTGAACCTGCTTGATAACGCCGTTAAATTCACGCCCGAGGCGGGAACGGTTTCCCTCCGGGCGGCTTCGAGCGAAGAAGAAAAACAGGTGACGATCTCGATAGAGGACACGGGGATCGGCATTCCCAAAGAAGATATCCCCCGGCTGGGTGAACGGTTCTACCGCGTCGACAAGACCCGCTCACGGGACCTCGGCGGAACGGGCCTCGGTCTCTCGATCGTAAAACACCTCATAAAGGCCCTTGGGGGCAGCATGGAGATCACAAGCGAATTCGGAAGGGGCACCACTGTTTCATTAACCCTTCCACTATCCGTTGATGCGGAGTGCGCCGATAACGGGTAG